The genome window GCCACACTCTTCCGTTTGGATGACCGGCGAGGCGCCGATCGAAACACGCGAGGCGCGTGTGCTCCCCAATTCTGAATCGCCCCTTCACCGCTCGCTGTCGATTTGCAATCGCACAAACTGTTCCTCCGCTTGCCGGACTTCCTGGAACGACGCGGATTGCGCCCGGCCTTCGCGAAGCCAGTTTCGCAAAATGCCGACGACTTCGCGCTGCGAAACCGAGAGCGGCACCTGCCGTTTCAGAGCCGCGGAAATATCCTCGGTCGTAAACTCGCGGCGCTGGTCGTTGTATCCGACATACATCGCGTCCACGATGGCCTGCTCGATCTCGGCGCCCACGTAGCCCTCCGACTTGCGGGCCAAACGTTCCAGATCGAAATCTTTCGGAAACCGCTTCCGCTTGCCCAGATGAACGCCAAAGATTTCCTTGCGCTCCGCTTGGGTCGGCAAGTCCAGGAAAAAGATCTCGTCGAAGCGGCCCTTCCGCATCAACTCCGGTGGAAGCCGCGAAATGTCGTTGGCGGTGGCAACCACGAAGCACGGCACAGTTTTCTCCGCCATCCAGGTCAGGATCGTGCCGAACACGCGCAGGCTTGTGCCCCCGTCCATTCCGCCCTGCGAGAGCGCCTTTTCCATTTCGTCGATCCACACAATGCACGGCGCGACGGTTTCAGCAAGTCGCAAGGCCCGGCGCGCATTCTCTTCCGATTCGCCCACCAGGCTTCCGAACAACGCGCCAACGTCCAGGCGCAGCAACGGCAGTCTCCACAACCCGCCAATCATTTTGGCCGTGAGGCTTTTTCCCGTTCCCGGAATCCCGATCAACGCGATCCCTTTGGGCGCGGGCAATCCGTAATCCCGCGCTTCCTGCGTGAAGGCGCGCTCGCGCAAGCGGAGCCAGTCCTTGAGCACGCCGAGACCGCCGACATCGTCCGGCGTTTCCGTGACCGCGTAAAACTCCAGCGCTTTGCTTTCGCTGATGATTTGCTTTTTCTCCTGGGTGACGAGATCGATCGCGCGGTCATCGAGCATGCGATCCGCCACGATGGCTTTGGCAAAGACGCGCTGGGCCTGGGCCACGGTGAGCCCCAGCGCCGCTTGAACGAGCTTCTCATGACCCAGCTTGGTCAGATTGACTTTGACGCCGGGCGTCAGGGTGAGCCGGCCCAGCACGGCCGCGAGCTCGCTGGCGTTGGGAGGCGGCAATTCCACAATGACGGCTTCGTCCTTCAATTCGTCCGGCAGCCGGCGGGTTGGCGAGGTCACCAGAATTGACTTCTTCGTGAACTTGAGGCGTTGCGCCACGCCGCGCAGCTTTCGCTTGAGTTGAGCATTGCCCCAGCACTCGTGAAAATCCTTGAGCACAAAAAGAGCGTCGCTCTCCTTTTTTTCCAATTGCTCCAGCGCGGAAAGCGGATCGCGCGCCGACGGCACCGACCCGCCTTCCGGCGTCAGCGCTTGAAAGCCATCCGCGACATCCCAGATCAGGCAAGCCCGTTTGGATTTGTCGCAAACGAACTTGATGATCTGCAAGGCCCGCTCTTCTTCGACCGTGACGAGCACGATCAAGGTGAACCGCGCGCGCAGGTAAACGTCCAGTTCTTGCTCGAAACTCATGCGCTGTCTCCTCCGGGTGCCCAGGCGACGGGTTGAATTCCGCTCAGGATCAGCTCTCCGTGCGGGCTGATGAACACCTCCGCGTGCGGCACGGACTCCAAATCCTCGGCGGTGTAACGATCCGTGATGAAATGCACAGTTTTGTTCGCTGATCCGCGCAGGCTGCGGGCCACGTGTTGCTGGCGATCATAACGGCCAGCGATCAGCACGTCCACGTAGTTCAGGAAGTCGGCTGACGGCAAGTCGGGGTATCGGGGTGTCGGCGTACCGGGGTGTCGGCGAGCTTGGATTTCTCGTTGTGTCGCTCCCGAACTCCGACCCTCCGACACTCCCTTACACCGATACTCCGTTGCCCCCATCCGCATCACCTCTTCCCAGGTAAATCCGGTGAACACGATGACCGAAAGCTCCATGCGTGTTTTCACTCGCCTTAAGAACTCCGTCACCGCGGCCCGCTGCTGGAGCGGTTCACCGCCGCTGATGGTGAGGCCTTCGAGCGAGTCGCCGAGGGCGACCATCCGCTGAAACAGGTCGTCCACCGTCACAACCTCGCCGCCTTCGAAAGAGTGCGTCTCCGGATTGAAGCA of Verrucomicrobiota bacterium contains these proteins:
- a CDS encoding AAA family ATPase, which produces MSFEQELDVYLRARFTLIVLVTVEEERALQIIKFVCDKSKRACLIWDVADGFQALTPEGGSVPSARDPLSALEQLEKKESDALFVLKDFHECWGNAQLKRKLRGVAQRLKFTKKSILVTSPTRRLPDELKDEAVIVELPPPNASELAAVLGRLTLTPGVKVNLTKLGHEKLVQAALGLTVAQAQRVFAKAIVADRMLDDRAIDLVTQEKKQIISESKALEFYAVTETPDDVGGLGVLKDWLRLRERAFTQEARDYGLPAPKGIALIGIPGTGKSLTAKMIGGLWRLPLLRLDVGALFGSLVGESEENARRALRLAETVAPCIVWIDEMEKALSQGGMDGGTSLRVFGTILTWMAEKTVPCFVVATANDISRLPPELMRKGRFDEIFFLDLPTQAERKEIFGVHLGKRKRFPKDFDLERLARKSEGYVGAEIEQAIVDAMYVGYNDQRREFTTEDISAALKRQVPLSVSQREVVGILRNWLREGRAQSASFQEVRQAEEQFVRLQIDSER
- a CDS encoding radical SAM protein, which codes for MKLRLHGFLPHSHANGPGIRAVVWVQGCSLGCPGCFNPETHSFEGGEVVTVDDLFQRMVALGDSLEGLTISGGEPLQQRAAVTEFLRRVKTRMELSVIVFTGFTWEEVMRMGATEYRCKGVSEGRSSGATQREIQARRHPGTPTPRYPDLPSADFLNYVDVLIAGRYDRQQHVARSLRGSANKTVHFITDRYTAEDLESVPHAEVFISPHGELILSGIQPVAWAPGGDSA